The window CTCGTTTTAAGCATCAGATCTGCTAACATCCCTTTGACCAGAGCAAGTCATATGACTCAGTCCATAGTCCAGGGGTGAGAAAGTATACTCCACCTCTGGTGGGAAGACCTGCAGAGTCACCTGGTAGAGGGTGTGGATTCAGAGGTGATTAAGAATGGGGCCAGAAATGTAAGCCCTCACCAAGTTTCATGGCTCAATTCAAATTCAGTCTCCCTTAAGGGCTGCATAATCGTTCAACCAAAAGAAGTTGCTCCGTTTTCTAAAACCTTACTGTATTTTGTACTTCTCATAAGAGATGTGTTAACTACTTACTTGTATCCATTATAAGTACCTCTTTCTACCATGGGAAATCTCTATAAGGCAAACCTTTGGCTAATGCATCTATCTtcagtgtatttatatttaaaaattagtgaaaacattgatttttttattgtgttaaaatatacataacataaaatttaccatttttaagtgtatagtttatggcatttagtacattcacattgtgctagagatttatttttcattgtttttatctgACTTCTCACATACTTGGGACCTGGATACTTCTTTTGGAAGGAACTCCTTGATGTGGATTTGTGAAggagagaattctctctctctctctctctctctctctctctctctctctatctctccccctctccctgcactcCTCTCTTTTTTGACTTCTTTTAGAGCAGATGTTCTCTGTAAATTGTTGTCAACTTATTCCATATTTGGACTCTTTCATGCTTTTCAAGCCATAGTTGAGGTTTGTATTTTTGGATTACAACAATCTAACAGATCCCCCTATAGTGTGAGTTGTAAATGGGTATGAGGCACAGAGCAGAATGGAAATGGGAAAATGATACATCATAATGCTAATCTCAAACTCTTGGCAGAATAACATTAACATGATTTTTTAGTTCTTCTTAAGGATGAAAAATAGCTTCAGCATTCACATTCACCCTAATAAATGTTGAACATTTAAACACTTTTAAGATATGTTTATGAAGAGCCTGTTCAGAATTCTTTCTGAAGATCTGTACAGAGAATTCATGTTCTTTCAAGGAGAATGTTAGATATAAATGATTTCCaatgaagcaggaaaaataaCTTAGAGTATTATTATTTGTGGTAGAATTTTCTTCAATCTCATAATATTTTCCTCAAGTCTTACTGTGTTCAAATTCCTTGGGAAATTTTATTGATACCCATCATTATAGAATCTTATGATGCTTTATGGCCATTAAGCGTTAAAGGGCTCAAAGGCTAAGGAGGTAGGAGCATTTTGTACAATTCAAAGATTTTGAGACGTGGTGAAgttgtgtgtatacatgtgtattaGATTTCATAATGCCTAATTCAAAGCATGCAATGTTTGAAGAgtccaaattaattaattaagcatATAAGCTAGAggatttaaaatctagtttattctgatttttttttttttaagacttatttattttagagagacggAGAGCTCCAGAGACAATGAGTAGGgggagacatagagggagagaatctttacaCAGACTCCTTGTTGGGCTTGCAATCTtttatggggctccatcccacgacccataagatcatgacctgagccaaaatcaagagtcagatgcttatcgactgagccacccaggcacccctatctttCGATTCTTTGAATGTATTATTAGGCTGAGACCCTCCACCTATGTTTTAGCTTCCCTCTCTCGAAGCTAATTGAAGGTAAAATGCTggtaataggggaaaaaaattgtcaTGTGAGTAACTATATCCTTATCACATGATAATGAGTTTCTATCTTATAATATCCAGCTTAGTATGGGCTCTTTAATGTTTAATAATCCCTCTAATTAATgtttaagtgaatttttaaactCTGGCTATACTTGTGATgatcttttttcttaactttttcatTGATAACCAGCATTTTCCTCTTCGGTTGGGGCTGAAACAGCTGTATGAGAAGCTTCTGTCTTGTTGACAGTGAAGCAATTAACTTGCATGGGTCCAGGCCCGTAAATCATCTCCCATGGTTCCTGAGGCATAAGATATGATCAGTAAATGCTAGATCTTGCCCACATATTTAAAACGGTCACTTGCAGATGCTTTGGGCCTTTGGGAAGAGTATAAGGGCTTGTTGTTGGCTCCTTGAGAAGGAAGGTGCACTAGGCCAGGCAGATACTGaaacaccccccccaccccccacccgtgGAGAATTTCTCAGAAGAAGAACCCTGAGCAAGAAAGCTCTAAGAGGTCCATACAGGGAGGACTCTCCTTAACCATTGTTACAGAATTTCATCTAGATCACAAACAATAGAATCAAGGAGGCAGAGAGTAGGATTCAAGTCTTAACCTAGTTGGTTACCATGTATACCAAACCTCTCCTGAATCTCTAGTATGTGCCATATGTTCTAGAGATAAAGGAGTGAAGGAAGTAGGCAACTCTCACTTCTCCTCGAGGAGCTCAGAGCAAAGGTGACCATAGGTCCCAGTTTGTCTGACAAATTAGGTAATGAAGCTACTCAAGTGGGAGACAGGTATTAAGAAACTAGAGGATGTAATTGGGGTCACCCGACCTAGTCTGGAGATGAACAGAGGAGACGTTTTTAAGGAAATGAGTCTGAAGAGGAGACCTGAAGCATCAGAAGATGTTCTCACTTGACTCAGGGTCTATGCACGTggccttttccctcttctccctggaaGGAGGTATTCCCACATCCTCTCCCCTCCTACTACCCAATATTACTGTTACCAGTGaattagaaaaaatgttttacaaatagCAGGTTAACAATCCATGAGTCATAAAGTTAATTTAGTGAGTAGTAATccaatttaaaacataaatgttgAAATGTTAGGTATTTGTTATTTAgctaccattttgtttttaactgtgaTGAAATATGAAGGAAATTTGGGAACTAGGATTGAATATGGCTTATCTTATGGAGTTACCATAATACCTTATGGAGTTCCTATGAATATTAagtttacatgtattatatacatgttttagtgacttttttttttttaacctctagcTCTTTAGGACCACATTCTGAAAAAAGGATGCTGTGTTTTGATGATTATGTTAGTTATACAATtcccagaataaataaaataggccaGGAAAAAAAGTACAgctaatttaatttctttgtatttgaaaGGAAGGCAGCCACTACTCTCATCTTTTGTTTAAATATCAGGCTatgtggggcacccaggtggctcagtggttgagcgtctgcctttagctcaggtcatgatcctggggtcctgggatcgagtctcgcatgggactccccacatggagcctgcttctccctctccctatgtctctgcctctctgtgtatcttctcatgaataaatgtataaaatctttaaaaataaatatcaggcTATTTCCACAGGAGAATATGATGCTGACATCATTCTGAGATGGTGAAGTTATATCAGGAtaacttttgatttatttatttatttttgttatttacttattttttaagtgggctccacatcCACAGCATGGAGCTGAATGTGGgacttgagctcacaaccctgaaatcaagacctaaactgagatcaagagtcggatgctgttcaggtgtcccagaacaattttttaaaagaatcaacaTGGAGCTCTTCAGTCTTTCCTCCTACCGCCCCCAAATGGAGTAAGATTTGCCTGGCCACCATGGTGTGCTGTTTTGAGGATGGAAAATGTCACTGTGGAGTAACACTTCTACTTATTTCTCTTCATTCCCCTTCCCCTCTAGATTTCACCACCCCATCCTCAGTCCTTTGGAAGGCAGTTTCCAGCTGGAGGTGGATGTCCTGAGCCATCTTCTGAAGGCCCAGGCCCAGGTCTCCGAGTGGAAGTTCCTCCCGTCTCTGGTGAACTTGCACAGTGCTCACACCAAGCTGCAGACTTGGGGCCAGATCTTTGAAAAGCAGCGGGAGACCAAGAAACATTTGTTCGGAGGGCAGTCTCAGAAGGCCGTTCAGCCCCCACACCTTTTCCTCTGGCTGATGAAACTCAAAAACATGCTTCTTGCCAAGTTTAGCTTTTACTTTCACGAGGCGCTGAGCCGACAAACGACTGCTTCGGAAATGAAAACGTTGACTGCCAAAGCCAACCCAGACTTTTTTGGGAAGATTTCCAGCTTCATCCGGAAGTATGATGCTGCCAATGTGTCCTTAATCTTTGACAACCGAGGTTCTGAGAGCTTTCAGGGTCATGGCTATCACCACCCCCATTCCTACAGAGAGGCCCCTAAGGGTGTGGACCAGTATCCAGCCGTGGTGTCCCTGCCCAGCGACAGGCCCGTCATGCACTGGCCCAATGTCATCATGATCATGACAGACCGCATGTCTGAACTGAACAGCTTGGAGAAGGTGGTCCACTTCTATGATGACAAAGTTCAGAGCACCTACTTCCTAACCCGCCCAGAACCTCACTTTACCATTGTTGTCATTTTTGAAtcaaagaaatctgaaagagACTCccactttatttccttcctcaaTGAGCTCTCACTTGCCCTTAAGAACCCCAAAGTTTTTGCAAGTCTGAAGCCTGGCTCCAAAGGCTAGCAGGTGATTTGTGTGAAAGGTTTTCAAGACTGGAAAGTGTGTTCCTAATTGCTCTAATGATCTACTGTGGTCTGTGATTAGAGTTTCCATCCATTCATGCTTCTTTGAGAGCTAAATTAAAGACAAATCTTCCCTAATTGTGTTGCACACTTTATAAGCAATTAAGGCCAATTGAATCAAGTATCCAAAGAGTAATCTAGGAAGTGATCATGGCTACTGTGTATCTCCATGGTACAGCAGAgttctttcagtattttctcccattttcctttatttcctataGACAGAATATTGATTGGCCTTTGGTTTGTCTTTCCACATGTTTTATATTGTTCTAAACTTTGTTTTAATGCAGTTCCACAtgccttctcctctccccttccaggACCAGTAATTGAGATAAGAGATTAAATGGCCTTTTCAGAATCAAGGACTGTATGTTTTCTATCTCATAAATTAGCAAATTAACATGAAAGGAGTTTTATGATTCTCATCAACAAATTAGTATTTTGGATGCCAAAATCAGTCTTGGTGAGAAATTTCTGTCAGTTATTAAAAATCAGGGGTGAATCAGAGTGGTCATGTAATATCAATTTTAACAGTTTAGAAAACTCCCGTGAACACTTTAGTAGTCATGGGTTCTTCTGGGGTGATCTACACACCTAATATGTTTGTCTTTACCCTTATGAAGGTGAATTTTTTACTCTGTTTGAAAATTAGTATAAGCTCTTATGTGGGGTTTCTTCACTCCTCGGCATATTATCTACTTGGCTTTCTGTTTATCACCTTTCTGCTGAAATGTATGTTCATGTTTGGCTCCACTCCCTGCTTATTCTTAGGCCAAAAAAGCATGTAGCCTTCATTTTTCGGCCACTCTTCAACATTCATGCGACTTAGCCTGCTTTTATAACTTCAAAAGGTTGGTCTCGATACCTTGTACTTGCTAAAAGTCAATTGTGCATTCAGAAGACCTCTTCGTAGCTGAGTAATCAAATCAGTACTTAATTTAAGCACATCTGAATTTGGGTTTCATGCCTGTCTCCTCCAAATTACTTTTAGAAGCAGTGATACATCTTAACACCTGCTGCCTTAACACCCTCCTTCAGTCGTGTTCACGAGGAAGTAGATGGACCCGTGAAGGCCTAATGGGCTGTGGAGAACGTCACTCCTTGGTTATTGACTCAGAATGAAAATAAGCCACAAAGAGTCATTGAGTTTTGTTACTATTTGATAGTTCCTTCAATGCTTGTATCCGACGTAATGATCAGATCGGTCCAGTTTGGTCCAGTTTCTCATGATTGCATGGAGCCATGGTTTTCCTGGGCCACAGCCGGCAAGCTGGCAGTGGGCAGAGCCATTCCCAGCCTGTGCCAGGAGGCCTGCCTGCCTCAGGCGGGACCAGCTGCTGGAAAGGACCTACtggtcttttttctatttctttctttcttcccctccccctttttaaaaaataaaagtcctgtaACTAAAAAGCCAGTTTGCTTAAAATAGGTAGTGATTTACTTCTACATTTTATTCACTCAGGTTCTTTACAAATCTGAACATTGAACTtacataaaaaattgaaaacaactgGAACTAAAAAGTCCAcaatcatttttcttcccttttgtgtTTTACCAAGAAGCTGAAAAAATATCCCTTGctgtttatgtatttttcctaGATAAAACCACCATTAGCCTTAATGTTTGGTCTCCCATGTACTGAAAAGAAATTTACTTCAGTGGAACAGGGAGAAGAGTGTAAATAAATCTTACATATAATATTTACGTAATCAGTCCTTGtctagaatatatttaaaaaggtgtatttatttttaagcatattttGGTTCAAGCCAAAAAACAAAGTGATTCTACTCTGAGATTTGTCCTCTAAAGTAATTGATGAAATGGATCTGTAAAGTCTGTGTCTTGCTAACTGGAAGAGATTAAATCTGCATATTTTCTGCAGACTGTTTACTTTGAAATTGTTTCTAAACCACAACTTGGTCAGTTTTTCTGTGTAGCCAGGGGCGTGGTCAACACTCACTGAGTTTGCCAACAAGGCCATCAAGGAGTGTCTACTTTAGGATGCTGTTTGGACACAGGCTGGACGTTCACAACTTTGTCCTCTGGGGTCCAACCTTGTATGTGATGACATCATGTCAAGGAGTGTGTGAAAATACAGTCGTCCCCCCTTACCTGCTGTTGTGCTTACCTGGGTTTCAGTTATCCACGGGCACTGCAGTGTGGAAGCTGGAAGCCGGGGCTTCTACCAATCATCAGGGGGTCAGTCGTAGTGTGTTGCTATATCCCAATGCCTGCATCATTCACATCACTTTATCTCACTGCACCAGGATTGTGTCATCTCACGTCATCCCAAGAAGGGTGAGTATGGCCCAATAagctattttgagagagagagaaagaccacattcatataacttGGATTACAGAACATTGttgtaattgttctattttattattagttactgTTAATTTCTTATTGtgcctgatttataaattaaactttgtcatcaaatatgtatgtataggaaaaaccATAGTATATATGGAGAGCTGGGTACTATGCGCAGTTTCAGGCACCTGTTCGGTGTTTTAAACACTCGAGGGTAAGAGGGACCTACTGTATAGCTTAATTCTTAACTGACTGGCCAATAACCTTTATGTTATTTCTTTGTGCATTTGGACATATTGTAGGAAATTTatttacaggaaagaaaatagcTGGTAACTCATTGCACTCCTATAGAGTCATTCACGgggtctttaaaaatatgtgtctaCTCTCTCTTTGATCCAGCAgcaaacttgcttttttttttttttttttggcttgtcaGCCTCTGAGCTTGactttcttatctgtgaaatggggataaggAAATATGGCCTGCTTTTTATCAGAGGATATGTAAGAATGGAATGACATCATGCATGTaagaaaggctttgaaagctTATTTGGGCTTGAAAACtgtataaataaaagatagaCCATTCTTTCCTTAAACTCAGCACTTCTCCTGTTCTCGTCTTTCTCTTCAGATCTGTGGCATAAACGTGTGCTTAGTCACTCTGAACAGTATAGTTGAGAAGAGGAGGCAGATAAATTCCTAATCAActcaccctcccttccctctctccttattTTAGAACCCTCATGGTTCTTTATTCCTAAATTTTTGTGGTTGGTTGATAGCATCACTTCAGTCTATATTCTTACAGACccatagacattttaaaattcaaatgcttCTTAGGTTTAACCCCaaatttgaattgaattaaaagacattttctttttcgcTTATCAGCCAGATTATCACTATGAAGTTTCCTGCTTTATCTCCATTACTACTACTCCTTGCTTCAAAGTGCATTTTGCCTGGTATTTTTGTGATCCAGTCTGCTTATGCTTACTGTTCACATGGTACGTCTTTTCCTATCCTCTCActatttgtatctttatttttaaagtgtctatGGTTAAGAACTAACCATAGACTgatttaaaaacagcaataacCATCTCTGTGTGCTGCAATCTGACCATCTCTGCCTTGGGATTGAAGTGTTTAGTTTGTCGCATTTCATACCTGTGAAGTTTTTACAATCAGGACTTTACTGATAGTATCTTTAAGCCATCACTGAACAtgctttcctgtctttttttccttttatattagaAGTTAGATGAAGAGGTTTGATCAGATttctcccccaccctttttttttttttttttgtagtgactTGTGTATTTTATTGGGAGGCAGCTAATATCTGGCATTACCTAGGTCAGTTACGGTACTGAAGGTTACAGAATAGTGATGGTCTAATATgtcattcctttttcatttattagatGGGATGTTTTTATGGGGAGAAACTTTATTTGGCTACCTTAAAAGACAGTTCATATAGGAATGGCTGGATACCTTTCGAGAGTTTGCATACGGGGACATGCCAGATGCTGGGCTGGGATCATCTGCCCTGGATGGGCCGTTGGATGTTTTAAAACAAGCAACTGTGCTCTTGGAGAAGAATTTCCACCCCTTTGTGGAGCTGCCCGAACAGCAACAGACAGCGCTGAGCGACATCCTCCAGGCGGTCCTGTTTGATGAAGAATTACTTGTGGTCCTGGAACAAGTGTGTGACGATGTGGTCAGAGGTCTGTCGCCCCCACTGGCAATACCGGGGGAGCTGAAGCCCCCACAGCAGCAGGACCTCATGGCTTTCCTGAGCTTGGTGGGCTACAGAGTACAGGGCGGGTGTCCAGACCAGGAGGATGCAATTAGCAACCAGAAGCTCTTTTCTGCGGCCCACTTCTTGGTCAGTGCACTAGCAGAAATGCCAGATAATGTAGCCGCTTTGCTAGGTGCTTGCTGTAGACTCCAGATTATTCCTACGCTGTGTCACTTGCTCCGTGCTCTCTCTGATAATGGAGTATCTGATCTTGAAAACCCAGACTTGGCTCCTCTGAAAGATATGGAAAGGTTTATGATCGTGCAGCGTTTGTTTGCCTTAGCCGACATGAACTTGGAAAGACTGCAGTCATCTGTAAAAGTTGTCACCCAGAAGGACCCTAACATTCTCCCACTAATTCTTTATATAAGCCTGAATGGACTCTGTGCTTTAGGCAGAGCACATTAATAACATGTGAATTACAAATACATGTTATCATCCAAGGCTGGGTATTTCTCAGCATTGTTAAGTAACTACTGAGTTTAGCCACCAGGTACTCAGTAAACACTTTTTCATTAGACAGTGGGTCACTAGAACAGGGCTCTAAGTTAGATTCCAACACCTGAAGAGCTGGAGGTGGGTTGTGAATTTTAAGCTAGTAAATGGTCAGACTTTTTTTCTGCAGCAAAATGGGTCCACTTACCTATTATACAAAAACAGAGGAGTCTGACACTTTGacccaaaaattcattttaaattgtgaATGCTATAGGAAGACAAATTCTCTTTATAGAAGAGTCTGTGTTTTAGATGTGCTGATTGACAAATGAACTGTAAATGCTACTATAGTACATATATTCTGCTAAacaaaattatactaaaataGTAGCAGGACACCTCTCCTTAGGGGTCTAgctacatactttttttttgtcatgctTTAATGAACATAGCAATTCTATGTCTAGAATAATGCTGATTTCCCACGTActctggatttttaatttataaaatagatactgtatcaaaggaaaaaaaaaaaggaatggctgGATAAATGCTTGatgctttttccagttttttttttttttaacattttatttttaagtaatctctacacccaacatagggcctGACCTcaaaccccaaaatcaagagttgcatagtCCAccgactgaaccaaccaggtgcccctgtttttatttatttattttttttaactaagctctgtgcccaacgtggggctcaaactcataaccctgagatcaagagttgcatgttctatcCACTGAGCCAATGAGGCATCCCTCttaccagtttttaaaacaaTGGTTAGAGGGCTCCTgcctggctcaatcagtggagcatgcaactcaaTCTCCGGgttatgagtttaagccccacattgggtgtagagattacttaaaaataatattttaaaaaataataaaataattaggatgaGCTTTTATATACATGAGAAATGTATATGAGTatttctgccttctgcttaggtttAACCCCAAATTTGAAACAAGGCAGCCATTTTTCCCCTTACCACAAGACACTTTTATGTAAATGTTATgatcttcctttatttctttctcatggttACTATTCTTCTCTCTTAATTACTACTGAttattttcctctgcttttctccttccttccttcattccccAACCCACTCCCATCCCCCTTAGTTTCTAGTATCTTCCTCATCAATTCTACTGAGTCACCTTACCCCCTACCTCAGGGAGCCAGCACATACTCCAGTGGGCTTTGACCCAGTTTTGGAAAGCCATACTCGAaagtattcattttgttttttttttttgtgttttttttttttgtttttttttttgaaagtattcattttgattatttttttacaacTCATTAGTCTTTTTCAGGCAGTGACAAAGGAAGATGTAGATGGGAAATATTCAGTATTGACACTGATGGGTGACCCCTGTTAGGCCCAGCCACTTCATGAGCACACAAGACTTAGCCAACTACAGCCAAGGAGTGCTATGTGTATCTAGTAGGTTATTTGGGATTATTTTTTGATGTGACAATTATATGTCAGTACAGGACACCCCTTGACCCCAAGGCCATCCTGGTCTCAGTCACGCCAAGGTAGGTCAGTGTTAGAGCAGTCCCTAAAGAAGAAGCAGAGGATATGAATGGCTGCTTTCTAGTTTCTAACATTAGTTCATGTAACAATTATTAAGCACCAACCATGCTAAGGATGGTGATACAGCAGTTGGCCGTGATAAACACGGGCCTTGGCTTGTGCGGGTAGTAAGGTGAGCTGGCTCCTGCCTTCCTGACAGACCAGGAGCTGGAGAGCTTAAGTGGGAAGGCCATGAATAGTCTTCAAACCTGTTTTACTTGCATACCTTCCTCCCAGTTTTGAAAAGCCatgataccttgatttttttttaatctgaagtcATCATCATTATATGTAAATAGTCTCAAAAGATTTATCTTACCATATATTGTAGatattgacatttaaaatgaaaatgctgggcagcctggtggctcagcggtttagcggcaccttcagcccagggcatgatcctggagaccctggatcgagtcccacgtcaggctccctgcatggagcctgctcctctgcctgtgtctctgcctctctctctctctctctctctctctctctctctctctctctgtgtgtgtgtctctcatgaataaataagatcttaaaaaaaaataaaatgaaaatgctaattgtTGTTTTCAATGTGTCCAGTGAAATCTGGATACCATAGAGACTTCATCACAACCATTTTCCCTATTCAAAGATATCTTAACAAGCTTTGTAATATTATATCGTTCTTTTTGTTCCTTAAACTCCATTCTATGTCTCCCATAGAATTTTATCctaatatgaattttattttctcagaagtaTTACTGGTCACCCTATTAAATACTATCTCAGCATATTACATGtataaatattctttctgttaCCATGGAGCTCTAAGAGTTTAATGAGCAAATGACGTATATATTAGAAACTTTATTTGGACCATCTCTTTCAGTGAAATGAGTATGTGTTTATGATGACCTGGTTGAAGAAACGGATTATCTAGATGTTCCTTTGTTAGGTGGGCAGAGATTTTTACACCCTATAGTAATACCCCATGTTGAGAACTGTGCAAGGTCTGAGGATTTTACAAGCTAGCCCGCCAcagtttcatggatgctggcagaagacGGGAGATAATTACTCACAGCAGTAGCAAGAGCCAGAATATGACCACTTCTGCATGTTCCCCGAGCCCCAGTTTCCTCAGGGTCAGTGTTGGATGGGCCCAGATGGATGCCAGCTCATGCCATAGACTGCATTTCAGGAGAAGAATTCTGATCTCAGGAAACCCAAATCTTACAACGGTCGGTAAGTGTGCCTTTCATTTGCTCGAGTGAAACATTATTATTCTGGacggtgtattagtttcctagggctgctataacaaagtgccACTAGTTGGGTggcataaaacaacagaaactaatTCATCTCTAAGTTCTGAAGTCTAATAAAAgtgtgaaatcaaggtgttggcagagggATCTTCCCTCTGAAACCTGTAGGGGAATCTCTTGCCTTCCTAGCTTCTAGTGATTGCTGGCCATTTTGGTGTTCCTTGGTTTACAACTGCACATCTCCAGCCTCTGTTTTGTTGTCACATGGCGTACCCCccctctctgtcttcacatggctgtcttcttgtaaggacaccagtcatattggactaGGGGCCACCCTACTCCAGCATGACCTTATCTTAACTAATGCAATGACAATATTTCCAAACAAAGTCccatcctgaggtcctgagagtTAGGACCTCAGCATCTTTTGGTGGAGAGGAGACATAATTCAACAGTAACCATGTGTGCACTTTGCTCTCAAAGGGAGACACTGTGTCCCAAGGATGCTCACAAGGACACAAACATCCCTGAAAGTCCGAATTAAAGACAGTGCCTCACTCTCAAGACCTGCAGAaacatgaaacacacacagaaaactgACTCCTAATGTAAACTTATGGGGGAGAAGGGCAGTTATTAAAGAAGACagaagtagggcagcccaggcggctcag of the Vulpes lagopus strain Blue_001 chromosome 5, ASM1834538v1, whole genome shotgun sequence genome contains:
- the KICS2 gene encoding KICSTOR complex protein C12orf66 homolog, which gives rise to MGESIPLAAPVPVEQAVLETFFSHLGIFSYDKAKDNVDKEREANKSAGGSWLSLLAALAHLAAAEKVYHSLTYLGQKLGGQSFFSRKDSIRTIYTSLHNELKKVVTGRGALGGNAPHVEELLSHLSEQLCFFVQARMEIADFYEKMYTLSPQKFINAEELVGLLDTILKKYSSRFHHPILSPLEGSFQLEVDVLSHLLKAQAQVSEWKFLPSLVNLHSAHTKLQTWGQIFEKQRETKKHLFGGQSQKAVQPPHLFLWLMKLKNMLLAKFSFYFHEALSRQTTASEMKTLTAKANPDFFGKISSFIRKYDAANVSLIFDNRGSESFQGHGYHHPHSYREAPKGVDQYPAVVSLPSDRPVMHWPNVIMIMTDRMSELNSLEKVVHFYDDKVQSTYFLTRPEPHFTIVVIFESKKSERDSHFISFLNELSLALKNPKVFASLKPGSKG
- the LOC121491789 gene encoding gasdermin-E-like, with amino-acid sequence MGSSGVIYTPNMFVFTLMKLSTGTAVWKLEAGASTNHQGVSRSVLLYPNACIIHITLSHCTRIVSSHVIPRREWLDTFREFAYGDMPDAGLGSSALDGPLDVLKQATVLLEKNFHPFVELPEQQQTALSDILQAVLFDEELLVVLEQVCDDVVRGLSPPLAIPGELKPPQQQDLMAFLSLVGYRVQGGCPDQEDAISNQKLFSAAHFLVSALAEMPDNVAALLGACCRLQIIPTLCHLLRALSDNGVSDLENPDLAPLKDMERFMIVQRLFALADMNLERLQSSVKVVTQKDPNILPLILYISLNGLCALGRAH